From a single Paramormyrops kingsleyae isolate MSU_618 chromosome 14, PKINGS_0.4, whole genome shotgun sequence genomic region:
- the e2f2 gene encoding transcription factor E2F2 isoform X3: protein MMRICRGVSPAAARPNAGHSGLQRKVVPGGKTEIFGSALCSPPISAVPVAYFTQICSSSGADQRNGYPCATPHGPDVKPVRSASGRLPAKRKLDLEDPPYLPDYRTPKGKGAAVRLSSPKTSKSPSERTRYDTSLGLLTKKFVGLLSESSDGVLDLNWATEVLEVQKRRIYDITNVLEGVQLIRKKSKNNIQWLVGRAFEGLAGGSDQARTLRRELSELERAEEVLDQLIQSSSTQLSQLTESKDSQQLGYVTYQDIRSIASLQDQTVIAIKAPSETKLEVPASSGDSLQIHLKSRNGPIEVYLCPEEELDDSSPVKGPAPESCGPAPESCGPAPESCGPTPESCGPAPPSIKQEPAEAEMPAITSGGPLLDVEGILGLPPSLLQTTEDQLPGSAEPAGPFVSFTPPLDHDDYLWGLEDGEGVSDFFDTYDLGDLLRS, encoded by the exons ATGATGCGGATATGCAGGGGGGTTTCTCCCGCTGCGGCGAGACCTAACGCCGGGCACTCGGGTCTTCAGAGGAAGGTCGTCCCTGGAGGGAAAACGGAGATATTCGGCAGCGCACTTTGTAGCCCGCCGATCAGCGCCGTGCCGGTCGCTTATTTCACCCAGATCTGCAGCTCGTCCGGCGCCGACCAGAGGAACGGTTACCCCTGCGCGACCCCCCACGGACCCGATGTGAAGCCCGTCAGATCGGCCTCCGGGAGACTTCCG GCCAAGAGGAAGCTGGACTTGGAAGATCCCCCATATCTCCCTGACTACCGCACCCCCAAAGGAAAGGGGGCTGCAGTCAGGCTCTCTAGCCCCAAGA CCTCCAAGTCCCCGAGCGAGCGCACGCGGTACGACACCTCCCTGGGCCTCCTCACCAAGAAGTTTGTGGGACTGCTGAGCGAGTCATCGGATGGCGTGCTGGACCTCAACTGGGCCACCGAGGTGCTGGAGGTGCAGAAGAGGCGCATCTATGATATCACCAACGTGCTGGAGGGCGTGCAGCTCATCCGCAAAAAGTCCAAGAACAACATCCAGTGGCT GGTCGGGAGGGCCTTCGAGGGCTTGGCCGGCGGCTCGGATCAGGCGCGGACCCTCAGGAGGGAGCTCAGCGAGCTGGAGAGAGCGGAGGAGGTCCTGGACCAGCTCATCCAGAGCAGCTCCACCCAGCTGAGCCAGCTGACTGAGAGTAAAGACAGCCAACA gctgggatatgtcACCTACCAAGACATCCGCTCTATCGCCAGCTTGCAAGATCAGACAGTCATCGCCATCAAGGCTCCGTCCGAGACCAAGCTGGAGGTTCCGGCATCTTCGGGG GATTCCCTGCAGATCCACCTGAAGAGCAGAAATGGCCCCATCGAGGTCTATCTGTGTCCAGAGGAGGAGCTCGATGACAGCAGTCCCGTTAAAGGCCCCGCCCCTGAGTCATGTGGTCCCGCCCCTGAGtcatgtggccccgcccctgagTCATGTGGTCCCACCCCTGAGtcatgtggccccgcccctcctTCCATCAAGCAGGAGCCTGCTGAAG CAGAGATGCCAGCCATCACCTCCGGAGGCCCCCTGCTGGATGTCGAGGGCATCCTGGGATTGCCCCCCAGCCTGCTGCAGACGACGGAGGACCAGCTCCCCGGCTCCGCGGAGCCTGCCGGCCCCTTTGTCAGCTTCACCCCCCCTCTGGACCATGATGACTATCTGTGGGGGCTGGAGGACGGCGAGGGGGTGTCTGACTTCTTTGATACCTACGATTTAGGCGACCTCCTCAGAAGCTGA
- the e2f2 gene encoding transcription factor E2F2 isoform X1, which translates to MSRWKRMMRICRGVSPAAARPNAGHSGLQRKVVPGGKTEIFGSALCSPPISAVPVAYFTQICSSSGADQRNGYPCATPHGPDVKPVRSASGRLPAKRKLDLEDPPYLPDYRTPKGKGAAVRLSSPKTSKSPSERTRYDTSLGLLTKKFVGLLSESSDGVLDLNWATEVLEVQKRRIYDITNVLEGVQLIRKKSKNNIQWLVGRAFEGLAGGSDQARTLRRELSELERAEEVLDQLIQSSSTQLSQLTESKDSQQLGYVTYQDIRSIASLQDQTVIAIKAPSETKLEVPASSGDSLQIHLKSRNGPIEVYLCPEEELDDSSPVKGPAPESCGPAPESCGPAPESCGPTPESCGPAPPSIKQEPAEAEMPAITSGGPLLDVEGILGLPPSLLQTTEDQLPGSAEPAGPFVSFTPPLDHDDYLWGLEDGEGVSDFFDTYDLGDLLRS; encoded by the exons ATGAG TCGCTGGAAGAGGATGATGCGGATATGCAGGGGGGTTTCTCCCGCTGCGGCGAGACCTAACGCCGGGCACTCGGGTCTTCAGAGGAAGGTCGTCCCTGGAGGGAAAACGGAGATATTCGGCAGCGCACTTTGTAGCCCGCCGATCAGCGCCGTGCCGGTCGCTTATTTCACCCAGATCTGCAGCTCGTCCGGCGCCGACCAGAGGAACGGTTACCCCTGCGCGACCCCCCACGGACCCGATGTGAAGCCCGTCAGATCGGCCTCCGGGAGACTTCCG GCCAAGAGGAAGCTGGACTTGGAAGATCCCCCATATCTCCCTGACTACCGCACCCCCAAAGGAAAGGGGGCTGCAGTCAGGCTCTCTAGCCCCAAGA CCTCCAAGTCCCCGAGCGAGCGCACGCGGTACGACACCTCCCTGGGCCTCCTCACCAAGAAGTTTGTGGGACTGCTGAGCGAGTCATCGGATGGCGTGCTGGACCTCAACTGGGCCACCGAGGTGCTGGAGGTGCAGAAGAGGCGCATCTATGATATCACCAACGTGCTGGAGGGCGTGCAGCTCATCCGCAAAAAGTCCAAGAACAACATCCAGTGGCT GGTCGGGAGGGCCTTCGAGGGCTTGGCCGGCGGCTCGGATCAGGCGCGGACCCTCAGGAGGGAGCTCAGCGAGCTGGAGAGAGCGGAGGAGGTCCTGGACCAGCTCATCCAGAGCAGCTCCACCCAGCTGAGCCAGCTGACTGAGAGTAAAGACAGCCAACA gctgggatatgtcACCTACCAAGACATCCGCTCTATCGCCAGCTTGCAAGATCAGACAGTCATCGCCATCAAGGCTCCGTCCGAGACCAAGCTGGAGGTTCCGGCATCTTCGGGG GATTCCCTGCAGATCCACCTGAAGAGCAGAAATGGCCCCATCGAGGTCTATCTGTGTCCAGAGGAGGAGCTCGATGACAGCAGTCCCGTTAAAGGCCCCGCCCCTGAGTCATGTGGTCCCGCCCCTGAGtcatgtggccccgcccctgagTCATGTGGTCCCACCCCTGAGtcatgtggccccgcccctcctTCCATCAAGCAGGAGCCTGCTGAAG CAGAGATGCCAGCCATCACCTCCGGAGGCCCCCTGCTGGATGTCGAGGGCATCCTGGGATTGCCCCCCAGCCTGCTGCAGACGACGGAGGACCAGCTCCCCGGCTCCGCGGAGCCTGCCGGCCCCTTTGTCAGCTTCACCCCCCCTCTGGACCATGATGACTATCTGTGGGGGCTGGAGGACGGCGAGGGGGTGTCTGACTTCTTTGATACCTACGATTTAGGCGACCTCCTCAGAAGCTGA
- the e2f2 gene encoding transcription factor E2F2 isoform X2 → MSRWKRMMRICRGVSPAAARPNAGHSGLQRKVVPGGKTEIFGSALCSPPISAVPVAYFTQICSSSGADQRNGYPCATPHGPDVKPVRSASGRLPAKRKLDLEDPPYLPDYRTPKGKGAAVRLSSPKTSKSPSERTRYDTSLGLLTKKFVGLLSESSDGVLDLNWATEVLEVQKRRIYDITNVLEGVQLIRKKSKNNIQWLVGRAFEGLAGGSDQARTLRRELSELERAEEVLDQLIQSSSTQLSQLTESKDSQQLGYVTYQDIRSIASLQDQTVIAIKAPSETKLEVPASSGDSLQIHLKSRNGPIEVYLCPEEELDDSSPVKGPAPESCGPAPESCGPAPESCGPTPESCGPAPPSIKQEPAEEMPAITSGGPLLDVEGILGLPPSLLQTTEDQLPGSAEPAGPFVSFTPPLDHDDYLWGLEDGEGVSDFFDTYDLGDLLRS, encoded by the exons ATGAG TCGCTGGAAGAGGATGATGCGGATATGCAGGGGGGTTTCTCCCGCTGCGGCGAGACCTAACGCCGGGCACTCGGGTCTTCAGAGGAAGGTCGTCCCTGGAGGGAAAACGGAGATATTCGGCAGCGCACTTTGTAGCCCGCCGATCAGCGCCGTGCCGGTCGCTTATTTCACCCAGATCTGCAGCTCGTCCGGCGCCGACCAGAGGAACGGTTACCCCTGCGCGACCCCCCACGGACCCGATGTGAAGCCCGTCAGATCGGCCTCCGGGAGACTTCCG GCCAAGAGGAAGCTGGACTTGGAAGATCCCCCATATCTCCCTGACTACCGCACCCCCAAAGGAAAGGGGGCTGCAGTCAGGCTCTCTAGCCCCAAGA CCTCCAAGTCCCCGAGCGAGCGCACGCGGTACGACACCTCCCTGGGCCTCCTCACCAAGAAGTTTGTGGGACTGCTGAGCGAGTCATCGGATGGCGTGCTGGACCTCAACTGGGCCACCGAGGTGCTGGAGGTGCAGAAGAGGCGCATCTATGATATCACCAACGTGCTGGAGGGCGTGCAGCTCATCCGCAAAAAGTCCAAGAACAACATCCAGTGGCT GGTCGGGAGGGCCTTCGAGGGCTTGGCCGGCGGCTCGGATCAGGCGCGGACCCTCAGGAGGGAGCTCAGCGAGCTGGAGAGAGCGGAGGAGGTCCTGGACCAGCTCATCCAGAGCAGCTCCACCCAGCTGAGCCAGCTGACTGAGAGTAAAGACAGCCAACA gctgggatatgtcACCTACCAAGACATCCGCTCTATCGCCAGCTTGCAAGATCAGACAGTCATCGCCATCAAGGCTCCGTCCGAGACCAAGCTGGAGGTTCCGGCATCTTCGGGG GATTCCCTGCAGATCCACCTGAAGAGCAGAAATGGCCCCATCGAGGTCTATCTGTGTCCAGAGGAGGAGCTCGATGACAGCAGTCCCGTTAAAGGCCCCGCCCCTGAGTCATGTGGTCCCGCCCCTGAGtcatgtggccccgcccctgagTCATGTGGTCCCACCCCTGAGtcatgtggccccgcccctcctTCCATCAAGCAGGAGCCTGCTGAAG AGATGCCAGCCATCACCTCCGGAGGCCCCCTGCTGGATGTCGAGGGCATCCTGGGATTGCCCCCCAGCCTGCTGCAGACGACGGAGGACCAGCTCCCCGGCTCCGCGGAGCCTGCCGGCCCCTTTGTCAGCTTCACCCCCCCTCTGGACCATGATGACTATCTGTGGGGGCTGGAGGACGGCGAGGGGGTGTCTGACTTCTTTGATACCTACGATTTAGGCGACCTCCTCAGAAGCTGA
- the id3 gene encoding DNA-binding protein inhibitor ID-3 translates to MKAVSPMRSVRSCYEAVCCISDQSLGISRTKAAVEEPLGALCDMNDCYSKLKALVPSIPQNRSVSQVEILQHVIDYIFDLQIALEGEAAVSPTPGVLLSLKASDITCSFAKEDGGLCH, encoded by the exons ATGAAGGCTGTCAGTCCGATGCGGTCCGTCCGGAGCTGCTACGAGGCGGTGTGCTGCATCTCCGATCAGAGCTTGGGCATCTCCCGGACCAAGGCTGCCGTGGAGGAGCCTTTAGGCGCGCTGTGCGACATGAACGACTGCTACTCGAAGCTGAAGGCGCTGGTACCCAGCATCCCGCAGAACAGGAGCGTCAGCCAGGTGGAGATCCTGCAGCATGTCATCGACTACATCTTCGACCTGCAGATCGCCCTGGAGGGCGAGGCGGCCGTCAGCCCGACGCCCGGCGTGCTGCTGTCACTCAAG GCTTCGGACATAACGTGCAGTTTTGCTAAAGAAGACGGTGGATTGTGCCACTAG